From Halapricum desulfuricans, a single genomic window includes:
- a CDS encoding NAD(P)/FAD-dependent oxidoreductase, giving the protein MRVAVFGGGYAGLPLVRRLERRLPATDEIVLFDDSPTHTVRHEVHRVIRRPDMAEAITIPFSEILDGARHRQQRVTDIDPERQVATLAGGETVTYDAGAITLGIETAFYGLDGVREHATPLRTVDHARQIRADAFEAFEADGRIVVGGAGLSGIQAAGELAALAREEDADATVTLLEQAPKIAPSFPSDLRRGLREELTDRGIDIRTGAGVTRADEATIDLEDGSTVPYDQFVWTGGITGTDAVPDRPSVPATLRLSDRTVALGDAARVTDVDGRLAPATAHTAIRQAPVAAENLAALLAFDREGSRGFEPRLERYDYDQLGWLVSVGDGAVAKVGPQLLRGPAAAAVKRSVGAGYLTTIGAVRDAVELLGEELN; this is encoded by the coding sequence ATGCGAGTCGCAGTCTTCGGCGGCGGATACGCCGGTCTCCCGCTCGTTCGACGGCTCGAACGACGGCTGCCGGCGACCGACGAGATCGTCCTGTTCGACGACAGCCCGACACACACCGTGCGCCACGAGGTCCATCGCGTCATTCGGCGACCCGACATGGCCGAGGCGATCACGATCCCCTTCTCCGAGATTCTCGACGGCGCACGGCACCGACAGCAGCGTGTGACCGATATCGATCCCGAGCGGCAGGTAGCGACGCTCGCCGGCGGCGAGACAGTTACCTACGACGCGGGTGCGATCACGCTCGGTATCGAGACCGCGTTCTACGGTCTCGACGGCGTTCGCGAGCACGCGACACCGCTTCGGACTGTCGATCACGCCCGACAGATCCGCGCGGACGCCTTCGAGGCGTTCGAAGCGGACGGTCGAATTGTCGTCGGGGGAGCCGGCCTCTCGGGAATCCAGGCCGCGGGCGAACTCGCGGCGCTGGCACGCGAAGAAGACGCCGACGCGACGGTCACGCTACTCGAACAGGCCCCGAAGATCGCGCCGTCGTTCCCATCGGATCTCCGCCGCGGACTGCGCGAGGAGCTGACCGATCGCGGGATCGATATCCGAACTGGCGCAGGCGTGACCCGCGCCGACGAGGCAACCATCGATCTCGAAGACGGCTCGACCGTCCCGTACGACCAATTCGTCTGGACCGGCGGAATCACGGGGACGGATGCCGTTCCCGATCGCCCGAGCGTACCGGCGACGCTACGGTTGTCGGATCGGACCGTCGCGCTCGGTGACGCCGCACGCGTCACGGACGTCGACGGACGCCTCGCGCCAGCCACCGCACACACGGCGATCAGACAGGCCCCAGTCGCAGCCGAGAACCTGGCAGCACTGCTCGCGTTCGACCGCGAGGGCAGCCGCGGATTCGAGCCACGACTCGAGCGCTACGACTACGATCAGCTCGGCTGGCTCGTCAGCGTCGGCGACGGTGCGGTCGCGAAGGTCGGGCCGCAACTTCTCCGCGGACCGGCGGCAGCAGCGGTCAAGCGGTCGGTCGGCGCCGGATACCTGACGACGATCGGTGCCGTGCGTGACGCCGTCGAACTCCTCGGAGAAGAGCTGAACTAG